In one Nicotiana tomentosiformis chromosome 6, ASM39032v3, whole genome shotgun sequence genomic region, the following are encoded:
- the LOC104118290 gene encoding histidine--tRNA ligase, cytoplasmic-like: MAEERRVVTVGGKGSSLSSSSVFEIANGLSRLSIDSSALSKVSSSSNSKTSNNTNAPTQSSAFSILSNLTPEESKASLVVLLNKLLLSSSSSAAVTQLSDIILNDVSSISFDNTIDGVSPGDFSVAAISGISAILDHRSSALSVIIDAVAALSCEALGADILAFNLNDSGDGSTAKDVVSVAADVKILLNGSKFVNKNIDEPAVSSVPVVHGKFREICRLLHSSTRVQLNSAVGSNSGSSGTASAMCTTLFSLAVALKDLGNISYNRAKRTRDDEISAMLQKECPRPDQLKAVFASLVSAHSDEEYVKFSHDVNSLLVMVEKIVSWEALAAFFSLEENDFISGNTSVCEDNAKAGKKGGKKKKILGKGTTALLQYLKDRLLSMPIQTEAFENLVRHFLSLLDPKDSGFGTLLRKVKDIVESNESRRLPKLPKGTRDFAKEQMAIREKAFSIIVEVFKRHGASALDTPAFEMRETLMGKYGEDSKLIYDLADQGGELCSLRYDLTVPFARYVAMNGLTSFKRYQIAKVYRRDNPSKGRYREFYQCDFDIAGQFEKMMPDFEVIKILTELLDELDIGEYEVKLNHRKLLDGMLAICGVPQEKFRTICSSIDKLDKQSFEQIKKEMADEKGLSDAISDRIGTFVKWRGPPVELLSKLKQERSFLENNESSLALDELDIMFKALERSRCIDRVVFDLSLARGLDYYTGVIFEAVFKGATQVGSIAAGGRYDNLIGMFGTRQVPAVGISLGIERVFAIMEQVQKDKNQEIRATETQVLVSILGDDSALAAELVGELWNAKVKAEFMIHKKVMKHIDRARDSRIPWMVLVGERELSEGVVKLKDVVAAIDYEVPRGNLVNDLCRRLGM; this comes from the exons ATGGCAGAAGAGAGACGCGTGGTTACAGTGGGTGGAAAAGGCTCATCACTGTCATCCTCCTCCGTCTTCGAAATCGCCAACGGACTCAGTCGTCTGAGCATTGACTCTTCAGCACTCTCCAAAGTATCATCTTCCTCCAATTCCAAAACCAGCAACAACACTAATGCTCCTACACAATCTTCCGCATTTTCAATACTCAGTAATTTAACACCCGAGGAGTCTAAAGCTTCTCTTGTAGTCCTCCTAAATAAGCTCTTGCTCTCTTCTTCGTCTTCCGCTGCCGTCACTCAGCTCTCTGATATCATCCTCAATGACGTGTCCTCGATTTCGTTTGATAATACTATTGACGGCGTTTCGCCAGGCGATTTTTCTGTAGCAGCAATATCTGGAATCTCCGCTATATTGGACCATAGAAGTTCAGCTTTGTCCGTTATTATTGACGCTGTTGCTGCCTTGTCCTGCGAGGCTTTGGGTGCGGACATATTAGCTTTCAACTTGAATGATTCCGGTGATGGTTCCACTGCCAAGGACGTCGTTTCCGTGGCTGCTGACGTGAAGATCTTACTTAACGGTTCTAAATTCGTGAACAAAAATATTGATGAACCTGCAGTTTCTAGTGTTCCAGTTGTGCACGGCAAGTTTAGAGAAATTTGCCGGCTCCTGCACTCCAGCACTCGTGTACAACTGAACTCTGCTGTTGGATCCAATTCAGGATCTTCTGGAACAGCTAGTGCAATGTGCACCACGTTGTTTTCATTGGCTGTGGCACTTAAAGATTTGGGCAACATCAGTTATAACCGAGCGAAGCGCACCAGAGATGATGAAATTTCTGCAATGCTTCAAAAAGAATGTCCTCGACCTGATCAGCTGAAAGCTGTTTTTGCGTCTTTGGTTTCAGCTCATTCGGATGAGGAATATGTTAAGTTTTCACATGATGTTAACTCCTTACTGGTGATGGTAGAGAAAATAGTTTCATGGGAGGCCTTAGCTGCTTTCTTTTCGCTCGAAGAAAATGATTTTATCAGTGGTAATACGAGTGTATGCGAGGACAATGCAAAAGCAGGTAAAAAGGGAggcaagaagaagaagattctTGGTAAAGGTACCACTGCTCTGCTGCAATATTTGAAGGATAGGCTGCTGAGCATGCCTATTCAGACCGAGGCATTCGAGAATTTGGTTCGCCATTTCTTGTCTCTGCTGGACCCGAAGGACTCGGGATTTGGCACATTACTGAGAAAGGTGAAAGATATTGTGGAGAGCAATGAGAGCCGGCGGTTGCCTAAACTCCCAAAG GGTACACGTGATTTTGCAAAGGAACAGATGGCTATAAGAGAGAAAGCATTCTCAATTATAGTTGAGGTTTTCAAAAGGCATGGTGCTTCAGCTTTGGATACTCCCGCTTTTGAAATGAGAGAGACACTGATGGGAAAATATGGTGAAGACTCAAAATTAATCTATGACCTTGCTGATCAG GGGGGAGAACTTTGCTCTCTTCGTTATGACCTGACAGTTCCTTTTGCTAGATACGTAGCAATGAATGGTCTGACATCCTTCAAGCGTTATCAGATAGCTAAGGTGTACAGAAGAGATAATCCGTCTAAGGGTAGATACCGTGAATTCTACCAATGTGATTTTGATATAGCTGGTCAGTTTGAGAAGATGATGCCTGATTTTGAGGTCATAAAGATCTTGACCGAGTTGTTAGATGAGCTTGATATTGGAGAGTACGAG GTAAAGCTTAATCATAGAAAGCTGCTTGATGGTATGTTAGCTATATGCGGGGTGCCACAAGAGAAATTCAGAACCATTTGTTCAAGCATTGACAAGCTAGATAAACAATCGTTTGAGCAGATAAAAAAAGAAATG GCAGATGAGAAAGGCTTAAGTGATGCGATATCAGACAGAATTGGTACATTTGTCAAATGGAGGGGACCTCCTGTGGAATTGTTATCTAAGCTTAAGCAGGAACGCAGTTTTTTGGAGAACAATGAATCCTCACTTGCATTGGATGAATTAGATATCATGTTTAAAGCTCTTGAGAGGTCCAGGTGTATTGACAGAGTCGTTTTTGACTTGAGCCTTGCAAGAGGCCTTGATTATTACACAGGAGTCATATTTGAAGCTGTCTTTAAAGGAGCTACTCAG GTTGGTTCGATTGCTGCTGGTGGACGTTATGACAATCTAATAGGGATGTTTGGCACACGGCAGGTTCCTGCTGTTGGGATTAGTCTGGGAATCGAGAGAGTATTTGCAATTATGGAACAGGTTCAGAAAGACAAGAATCAG GAAATCCGAGCCACTGAAACTCAAGTTCTCGTTAGCATTCTTGGTGACGACAGTGCTTTAGCTGCTGAGCTGGTTGGTGAATTGTGGAATGCTAAAGTGAAAGCAGAATTCATGATACATAAAAAAGTGATGAAGCATATTGATCGGGCTAGAGATTCGAGGATCCCTTGGATGGTACTTGTTGGTGAACGCGAACTTAGCGAAGGAGTTGTAAAATTGAAGGATGTTGTTGCAGCTATTGATTATGAAGTCCCCAGAGGTAACCTTGTGAACGATTTATGCAGACGATTAGGCATGTAA